In Nitrospira sp., a single genomic region encodes these proteins:
- the rpsB gene encoding 30S ribosomal protein S2, translating to MGVVAIKELLEAGVHFGHQTNRWNPKMKKYLFGERNGIYIIDLQQTLTRMEQAYAFVRDTVAAGETVLFVGTKRQAAEILQEESTRANMFYVNQRWLGGMLTNFKTIRLSIDKMKKMETTLQNPTEHGLKKKEIMLMQKDIVKLQKYLSGIKTMRGLPGAIFVLDTRIEKIAVQEATRLGIPVIAILDSNCDPDNITYPIPGNDDAIRSIKLITSKIADACIEGAHIKTQRDEADFQAAPAAGGKPAAVSAAPVA from the coding sequence ATGGGAGTGGTCGCGATCAAGGAATTGCTGGAAGCAGGCGTGCACTTTGGACACCAGACGAACCGCTGGAATCCAAAGATGAAGAAGTATCTCTTCGGTGAACGCAACGGCATCTACATCATCGACTTGCAGCAGACGCTCACGCGGATGGAACAGGCCTATGCCTTCGTTCGGGACACCGTCGCAGCCGGTGAAACCGTCCTCTTCGTCGGCACCAAGCGGCAAGCCGCGGAAATTCTCCAAGAGGAATCGACCCGCGCCAATATGTTTTACGTGAACCAGCGCTGGCTCGGCGGCATGCTGACGAACTTCAAGACCATTCGTCTCAGCATCGACAAGATGAAGAAAATGGAAACGACGCTGCAAAATCCGACCGAGCATGGTCTGAAGAAAAAAGAAATCATGCTCATGCAGAAAGACATCGTCAAATTGCAGAAGTATCTCTCCGGCATCAAGACCATGCGCGGCCTTCCGGGCGCCATCTTCGTGCTGGATACCCGCATTGAAAAGATTGCCGTGCAGGAAGCGACCAGACTGGGGATCCCCGTTATCGCGATTCTGGACAGCAACTGCGACCCCGATAACATCACGTACCCGATCCCGGGGAACGACGACGCCATCCGCTCCATCAAGCTGATCACCTCGAAGATTGCGGACGCCTGCATCGAAGGCGCGCATATCAAGACGCAGCGCGATGAAGCCGACTTCCAGGCGGCTCCGGCCGCAGGTGGAAAGCCGGCCGCAGTGAGCGCGGCTCCCGTCGCTTAA
- the tsf gene encoding translation elongation factor Ts — MAGSSQLVKELREKTGAGILDCQKALTENGDDVEKAIDYLRQKGLAAAAKKAGRETNQGLIHSYIHMGGKIGVLIEVNCETDFVARNEEFKAFVNDLALQIAAANPSYVKREDIPADLVEREKAIFEGQAKELGKPAAALPKIVEGKLEKFYQENCLLEQSFIKDPSVTVKDLVAQKISKIGENMNIRRFTRFQLGQA, encoded by the coding sequence ATGGCAGGATCAAGTCAGCTTGTGAAAGAACTTCGGGAAAAAACCGGCGCCGGTATCCTGGATTGCCAGAAGGCGTTGACGGAAAACGGCGACGATGTCGAGAAGGCCATCGACTACCTCCGGCAAAAAGGTCTGGCCGCGGCCGCCAAGAAAGCCGGACGTGAAACGAATCAGGGGTTGATCCATTCCTATATTCATATGGGTGGGAAAATCGGCGTCTTGATCGAAGTCAATTGCGAGACGGACTTTGTGGCGCGCAACGAAGAGTTTAAAGCCTTCGTGAACGACCTGGCGCTCCAGATCGCCGCAGCCAATCCATCATACGTCAAGCGCGAGGACATCCCCGCCGACCTGGTCGAACGAGAGAAAGCTATTTTCGAAGGGCAAGCGAAGGAACTGGGGAAGCCCGCGGCGGCCTTGCCGAAAATCGTGGAAGGCAAGCTGGAAAAGTTCTATCAGGAGAACTGCCTGCTGGAACAGTCCTTCATCAAGGACCCAAGCGTCACCGTCAAAGACCTGGTGGCGCAGAAGATTTCCAAGATCGGCGAGAACATGAACATCCGCCGGTTCACCCGCTTTCAGTTAGGCCAAGCATGA
- the pyrH gene encoding UMP kinase → MSSAKYRRLLLKVSGEMLAGEQGYGIQPSVLEGLAQEIASVVALDVQVAVVIGGGNIFRGLAASASGMERASADYMGMLATVMNALALQNALERVGVITRVQSAIEMRQLAEGYIRRRAIRHLEKNRVVIFAGGTGNPYFSTDTAAALRAMEIGAQVILKGTKVDGIYDADPVKNPSAKKYSEIPFLSILNQNLKVMDSTAISLCMDNNLPLIVFKLTEQGNFKRVALGEPIGTLVTISPR, encoded by the coding sequence ATGAGTTCTGCGAAATACCGGCGCCTCCTCCTGAAAGTCAGCGGGGAGATGTTGGCCGGTGAGCAGGGCTACGGGATTCAGCCATCCGTCCTTGAGGGACTGGCGCAAGAAATCGCCTCTGTCGTGGCCCTGGATGTCCAAGTTGCCGTCGTCATCGGCGGCGGCAACATTTTCCGCGGGCTGGCGGCCAGCGCATCCGGGATGGAACGCGCCTCTGCCGACTACATGGGCATGCTCGCCACCGTCATGAATGCCCTCGCCCTCCAGAATGCACTGGAACGGGTCGGCGTCATCACTCGCGTCCAATCCGCCATTGAAATGCGCCAACTAGCCGAAGGCTATATTCGGCGTCGCGCCATCCGCCACCTGGAAAAAAATCGCGTCGTGATCTTTGCCGGCGGCACCGGCAATCCCTATTTCTCGACCGACACGGCTGCCGCGCTACGGGCCATGGAAATCGGTGCGCAGGTCATTCTCAAAGGAACCAAAGTCGACGGGATTTACGATGCCGATCCGGTGAAAAATCCCTCGGCAAAGAAATACAGCGAGATCCCGTTTCTCTCGATCCTGAACCAAAACTTAAAGGTGATGGACTCGACGGCCATCAGCCTCTGCATGGATAACAACCTTCCCCTCATTGTGTTCAAGTTGACCGAACAGGGGAACTTCAAGCGGGTCGCACTCGGCGAACCCATCGGCACGCTGGTCACGATCAGCCCGCGCTAG
- the frr gene encoding ribosome recycling factor — MSNAAAVKQTLTTHMDNAVEHLKRDLAGLRTGRASVALLDGIRVDYYGTMTPLKQIANISTPEARLITIQPWEPQLIKEIEKSLANSGLGVNPSNDGKMIRVPLPPLTEERRKELTKICKKHGEDTKVQIRGFRRDANEELKKLQKDAKLTEDELRKGEQETQKLTEQYGQKIDDVIKKKEQEIMEV; from the coding sequence ATGTCGAACGCAGCTGCAGTCAAGCAAACCCTGACGACCCATATGGACAACGCCGTGGAACACCTCAAGCGGGACCTTGCCGGTCTCCGCACAGGCCGGGCCTCGGTGGCGCTCCTGGATGGCATTCGGGTCGATTACTACGGCACCATGACACCGCTCAAACAGATCGCCAACATTTCGACCCCGGAAGCGCGGCTCATTACGATTCAGCCCTGGGAACCTCAATTGATTAAAGAGATTGAAAAGTCCCTGGCGAATTCCGGACTGGGGGTGAACCCTTCAAACGACGGCAAAATGATTCGGGTTCCCCTTCCCCCGCTGACCGAAGAGCGCCGCAAGGAATTGACGAAGATCTGCAAGAAACACGGCGAAGACACCAAAGTACAGATCCGCGGTTTCCGGCGCGATGCGAACGAAGAGTTGAAGAAGCTCCAAAAAGATGCGAAGTTGACCGAAGACGAACTGCGCAAGGGAGAGCAGGAAACCCAGAAGCTCACCGAGCAGTACGGGCAGAAAATCGACGACGTGATCAAGAAGAAGGAACAGGAGATCATGGAAGTCTGA
- the alr gene encoding alanine racemase — MPTISTSSPTYATVDLSALTHNLTQLRRLLSPGCEIMAVVKANAYGHGAVEVARSLVAQGVTRVAVVSLDEGIALRSAGITVPIVMLGPLFAEQLHDIIAHRLTPVLSDRALIPILAQATASLATPYPIHLKVETGMGRLGLATDELLNLIDSGPLPASLRIEGLMTHFADSDGPTTSQTEHQLALFQHVMNGITARGLSIPLIHAANSGAAVRYPHSHYSLIRPGIMLYGYHTLPKSIAAPDLKPVLSLRSCIAQMRAIPTGGTISYNATFVAKRPTRVAVLPIGYADGFNRRLSNRGEVLVRGQRAKVIGLVCMDMVMIDVTEIPNAAVGDEVILIGRQGRDQITAADLAEWTGTIAYETLCAIGPRIPRRYHTS; from the coding sequence GTGCCGACCATTTCTACATCCTCGCCGACCTACGCCACCGTCGACCTCTCCGCCCTGACCCATAATCTGACACAGTTGCGCCGTCTCCTCTCGCCCGGATGCGAGATCATGGCGGTCGTCAAGGCCAATGCCTACGGCCACGGCGCCGTCGAAGTTGCACGATCGCTCGTCGCACAGGGAGTCACCCGTGTCGCCGTCGTCTCGCTCGACGAGGGCATCGCCCTCCGATCGGCCGGGATCACCGTTCCTATTGTAATGCTTGGGCCTCTGTTCGCAGAACAGCTCCACGACATCATCGCCCACCGGCTCACGCCCGTCCTGAGCGATCGTGCGTTGATCCCGATTCTGGCCCAGGCCACGGCCTCGCTCGCGACCCCCTACCCGATTCACCTCAAAGTGGAAACAGGCATGGGCCGTCTCGGACTGGCTACGGACGAGCTGTTGAACCTCATCGACTCAGGCCCATTGCCGGCTTCGCTCAGGATCGAAGGACTGATGACTCACTTCGCCGATTCCGACGGCCCCACGACAAGCCAAACTGAGCATCAGCTCGCGCTCTTTCAACACGTCATGAATGGCATCACGGCCCGCGGCCTTTCTATCCCGCTGATTCACGCCGCCAACAGCGGTGCCGCCGTTCGCTATCCGCACTCGCACTATTCGCTGATTCGACCAGGCATCATGCTCTATGGCTATCACACCTTGCCGAAATCGATCGCGGCGCCCGACCTCAAACCGGTCTTGTCATTGCGGAGTTGCATCGCGCAGATGCGCGCCATCCCAACCGGTGGCACCATCAGCTATAACGCGACCTTCGTGGCAAAACGGCCGACCCGCGTCGCCGTACTCCCGATCGGCTATGCCGATGGGTTCAACCGGCGACTCTCGAACCGTGGAGAAGTCCTCGTGCGCGGGCAACGCGCCAAGGTCATTGGCCTGGTGTGTATGGATATGGTGATGATTGATGTGACGGAGATCCCGAACGCTGCCGTCGGGGACGAGGTCATCCTGATCGGCCGCCAGGGACGTGATCAGATTACCGCTGCCGATCTGGCCGAATGGACCGGCACGATCGCCTACGAAACGCTCTGCGCGATCGGTCCACGCATCCCACGCCGTTATCACACTTCCTAG